One genomic region from Calditrichota bacterium encodes:
- a CDS encoding type II toxin-antitoxin system VapC family toxin, protein MKIYLDVCCLNRPFDDQTQDRIHLEAEAILSIMKFIEIGQWRLVNSDGIFYEINKIPDPERKAKVQFMLSKAIDYVQINEGILERAKQIQELGVKSFDALHIACAESGPADIFLTTDDQLLKKLRQNFDKINVKVNNPLDWIKEII, encoded by the coding sequence ATGAAAATTTATCTTGATGTCTGTTGTTTGAATCGGCCTTTTGACGATCAAACGCAGGATAGAATTCATTTGGAAGCGGAGGCTATTTTATCTATCATGAAATTTATCGAAATTGGCCAGTGGCGTTTAGTAAATAGCGATGGTATTTTTTATGAGATAAACAAGATTCCCGATCCGGAAAGAAAAGCGAAAGTGCAATTCATGCTTTCAAAAGCGATCGATTACGTTCAAATCAATGAAGGAATATTAGAAAGAGCTAAACAAATACAAGAATTGGGCGTTAAAAGTTTCGATGCACTGCACATAGCCTGCGCTGAAAGCGGGCCGGCGGATATTTTTCTGACTACCGATGATCAGCTCTTAAAAAAATTGCGTCAAAATTTTGACAAAATAAATGTAAAAGTGAATAATCCATTAGATTGGATTAAGGAGATCATATAA
- a CDS encoding solute carrier organic anion transporter, whose amino-acid sequence MRKYPAKFYFGLGAILLGLIILIDNLGWLNIDENFWWGLAFIVLGALLLRVYRIDKNRKGPLWVGLGFLVGGALFWINAIAGLPGDWIGIIILWFLAAAFASIFYQKNSRWWAALIAGILFTSGALNFIESYRLVPRVTFTHSSFFWASV is encoded by the coding sequence ATGCGAAAATATCCGGCGAAGTTTTATTTTGGATTAGGCGCTATTTTGTTGGGATTAATCATTCTGATCGATAACCTGGGCTGGCTGAATATTGATGAAAATTTCTGGTGGGGATTGGCATTCATTGTGCTGGGAGCTCTGCTGTTGCGAGTTTACCGCATCGACAAAAACCGCAAAGGCCCGCTTTGGGTCGGATTGGGATTTCTGGTTGGCGGTGCCCTTTTTTGGATAAACGCCATCGCCGGGCTTCCCGGCGACTGGATTGGTATTATTATCTTGTGGTTTTTAGCCGCTGCATTTGCTTCAATATTTTACCAAAAAAATTCCCGTTGGTGGGCGGCGCTCATTGCCGGCATTTTATTCACCAGCGGCGCACTAAACTTTATTGAAAGCTACCGCCTTGTGCCGAGAGTCACTTTTACGCATTCATCTTTCTTTTGGGCGTCAGTTTGA
- a CDS encoding carboxymuconolactone decarboxylase family protein, producing MSEQSIEQWQQERLRLNDLVFKYADLETKRFFSLDGQVYREGALPKKTKEMMGLVASLVLRCDDCVKYHIIRCFEEKVSDGELEEALSIALVVGGSITIPHLRRAYETWDELKNK from the coding sequence ATGAGCGAGCAGTCTATTGAACAATGGCAGCAGGAAAGGCTGCGTTTAAATGATCTGGTTTTCAAATATGCGGACCTGGAGACAAAACGATTTTTCAGCCTCGACGGACAGGTTTACCGCGAAGGCGCTCTGCCGAAAAAGACAAAGGAAATGATGGGACTCGTCGCCTCGCTGGTGCTGCGTTGCGATGACTGTGTGAAATATCACATTATTCGCTGTTTTGAAGAAAAAGTTTCCGACGGGGAACTGGAAGAAGCGCTTTCCATTGCTCTCGTCGTCGGCGGTTCGATTACCATCCCGCATCTGCGCCGGGCTTATGAGACCTGGGATGAACTAAAAAATAAATAG